The Hordeum vulgare subsp. vulgare chromosome 7H, MorexV3_pseudomolecules_assembly, whole genome shotgun sequence DNA window ACGACTTATTAAGTTACAGAGAACCTGCTTTAGCTAAAACTAACATTAAAGTATTTCTTCTTGTGTTTCCAGGTATTAGTGGTTAATTCATGCATAACTACTGGTATCTTAATTTTATCTAATAGATGAATCAATAACCAGAACTGAAAAAATATCATACCAACTGCTTGCAGATCGCAAGGCCAAGCCCTGTTCCACCATATTTTCTTGCATGATCCGTACTGGCTTGCATATACCTCTTGAATAGACACGGCAGTGCCTTCTCTACAGGTGAACATAGATTGAAAGAATCATGAGAAAAGGAGACAAAAAAAATCCCAGAGATTATATGTTTCCCCTTGAAACAGGATATGGGGATAAAAGGAGATATATGGGGAAAAACCTGGTATTCCAATCCCAGTATCATGTACATCACACTGAAGCCAAACAACTTCTCCCTCTTGGTACTCCCTAAAATTTTCATTTGATACAACACCATTCTGGCAAACATCTTCACGATTGGAGCAACGCAAAGCATCTTTATCATAGTTTCTTGGAGAGGCAGCAGAATTTTCTGTGGCAGTAGTAACTGGGCTTGCAGGATGAGCTCTCTTATGAAGTTGCCCGTTTTCTAGTTCACATCCCGCTTGCTGCTTATCTACAAGGTGGAGTTTTATCCCAACCTTCCCATCATGTGTAAATTTCACTGCATTGCTGGAATGGTTCCAAATAAGATATATATCAGAATTCAGACATATATTTTGCATTACATCCAAGCACATGTCTGTTTTATTTAACTTTTATCCAATCTCTTTAAAGGCTGGTATGCTTTAGGAATATAGGAAATGGAAGCTTACCTGATTAAATTGGTCAGAATTTGCCTAATCCTTAGCACATCACCAATGACCTACAACAACATTGAAAAAATATGACTGAGACAAATGAAATCATTTTAAGTAAGCGAAATCCCCAAACTGACAAAGATCCTTCCGGCTCTGCAACTACTTAAACTTATAAATAGATACTTCATTTTCTTCCATAAGGTGACTGAAGTCAATTTGCAGATACATGAATGCGTAAAGTTAACGCTATAGACAAGAAAACATGGAAGAAAAGGTAGTTATTACTCAATACCTCCAATGGAACATCATCTCCTATAAACCCTTCAAGGGTCAATTCCTTCTTCAGAGATGCTGCGGCAGTTTGGAGTACGTGTTTAACTACTTCCCTTGGTCTAAATGTCGTAGCCTCTAGTTTCATAGCTCCTGAATTAACGAAGGCAGAAACAACCTACCTCAGATTTCAAGTGTCTTAGACACAAAGAGAAATATGGTCACAACTATAACACCAAATGAAATGCATCAACGGTTTTGGATAATTGTTTGGAGCAAATCTCAAAAACTATCTTCACTCCAGAAATGTCATTCTGAACTTGTTTACTACAAGTAGCACAGTGGGAATTGAAATGCGCTTTAATGTATACATTATATTCTTATAGTGGGTGTTACTGTGTTGCATGCAACAACTCCTAGGAACCACTTGGAAAGAAGGAGATAAATGGCTCATTTTCCTTAAATAACATATCATTTTAAATACCTGACTCCACTTTGGAAAGATCGAGGATGTCATTAATCAATTGCAATACAAGATCTCCAGAAGATAACATAACTTCTAGCAACTGATATTGCTCTTTATCCAGTTTAGTAGTTGCAAGAATTTCAGCCATGCTAAGAACCCCTGAAAGGGGAGATCTGATCTCATGTGACATGGTGGCTAGCATTTGTTTTGCTCTCATAGTTTCCTCTGCAACGTTAGGTAAGCGGAAGCGTTCAGTGTACAATTCTGACCTACAACTCAATACTTGTATTAGAGTAAAATAGACTGTGCTGCAAGATGCAAACCAGTAATGTGCAGAGATCTGCTAAGTTCTGTTTCCTTGGCTTTTTGGATAGCTTCTCTCACCCTTATATCTGCCATTTTCTCCCTTGTTTTGACCTAAAGTGCAAATAATCAGAAGGGTGGAACAAAATACAGAACAACATGCGGTGTACTAAATGCAATTTAATTAAGGTCCCATTTAATGTGAAAAGTACTCTTAAAGAATAGTTTATGCAATCCTCACAAGAAGGTTCCAATGCACAATATCGGTTTCGTGTGCGATTTCAAAACTGAAATCATGAGTCTAGCCATGAAATATAAGATGCTGACCACTGGTAAGAAATGATAATTATCTAAAATGCTACAAGAAGCCACTGGTTCCTACAGAGTTAGAAATAGGCGCAGTGCCACTAGCTGAAGGAGAAATTTTAGTATGCAGTTCTCGGCTTCTAGCTACAATTGCATGCATCCTTCGCAGACCAACAAGGATGGTGACTTTTACTGTGCACACAAGAGCCAGGGGAAACGAATAATATTTtttattctcaagattcagaatgaAATGGAGTTGATGAGGCCTATATGAAGAAGTAAATTCAACAAATCACCTGGTCTGTTATGTCCATTGCAACATAATTCACACCAATTGTTTCCCCAGATTTGCTGAATACTGGTTCAATGTATGTCACAAAAGTCTTCGCTCCAAACAATGGAGTGTTAAATACAAACTCTCTCTTAGTTGGTATACCCTTGGCCATAACCTCCCTCTTGACATTATTCATCTCATCTATGCCCTCGCCTGACAATATCTCATGGTCGGTTTTACCAATAACATCCTGAAAAATAAATTGTAATTAAACAAAGTCAAAATTTATAGGGTAAGAGCAGTGAACAGTATGTGAAGCAGAAAAGTCGGCGAAGGCACGGTGAAGGTATAAGCAAGAATTAAATTACCTCATCAGCAAGTGTTGGGAAGTGATTAAATATGAAACGGTACCGCAAGTCAGCGTCCTGTAAATACGAAAGAGAATATGTATCATTACCAATACCCTTTCATCGAAGTTCATGTTCAGTGCTCCATCATGTGCCTTCTTTGAACAACTTCTTGTGTACCTATCAAATTGTAACTAGTGTAAATTTAGATAAACCATACCTGGTGAGCAATCACAATAGGAGCACTTTGGAGAACCAAATGCAAGAAGTAATCAGCCCGTTTTAACATTCCAGAGAATTCCTCCACCGGTGTATGTGACTGAAGATTCTTTATATCTGCCTCCAACTTTTCCTCCAATGCGCGCTCCCTTTCCAGGCTGGCCTCAAGCGCTATTTCTAATTGCATCGCTCGCTCTTTCcaataggaaatagtgttgtattCTGCATCTATTTTAAGCTCTTGATTACGAGAATGGTCATCAGTCTTTTTGCTCGGACGCCTCCATTCATTCTTGTAAACTTCATCCAGTATTGGCACTTGCCTCTTCGCAGCATAATAATTTTCATCCTGAAACCGCTGCTCCTCCAAGATTTGCTGCTTCTTTTCTTCAATCTCTTTTCTCTGTTGGGAGAGAAGACTAACCTCTTCGCTCAGAAGCCGAGCATTATTAGCCCGCGTATATTGCCAGTGCTTAAAAAAGTATTGCATTTGAGAAGTGCCTTTCTCAGAGCTTGCAATTTCCATAAGCCGGTGGTGATCCACACGAGCAGGCTGCTCGCGAACTTCAACATCGTTGAGTGCATCATGGTCCTTTCCAAGTTCCTCCATTTTGAACTGCTTCTGGTGTGCATCACCTACGTTAGGCCACATTGGTGGTGCGACCTCATCATCGGAATCGCACCGGTATTCGTCGCCCATCTTTCTTTTATATCAAGCACTTCTGCTACCTGGTGAAATCTAACTCAAACTTGAGTCATTCTGCACCCAGCAGGTGCTTTTGCTTACACACACTAATttctacttcaaatttcaacgttCCCAGTGCTCTGAGAACAGCAAGCTGTGACGCCTGATCCCAACCTGCaaacagagagagaggggatCAGCAGCTACTTCTTTTCTGCATAAAACATCCAGCTGGCAAGCTGATGCCAAATGAAAGAAGATAATCTCATCAGGACAGGTGcttaaattaaaaaaaaaaatctATGCAGCAATAGCTGATCAATTGAATTGCAGAATACTATGAGTGCGCTGGAGAAACCAAAAAAATTACGTGAGAGCAAAATATGATCAACAGGTACTGCATATTCAAGTCCAATTCTGTAGCGAAAATGCCAAAAGGAATTCCGCTTT harbors:
- the LOC123410921 gene encoding LOW QUALITY PROTEIN: probable histidine kinase 1 (The sequence of the model RefSeq protein was modified relative to this genomic sequence to represent the inferred CDS: inserted 5 bases in 4 codons; deleted 2 bases in 1 codon) produces the protein MGDEYRCDSDDEVAPPMWPNVGDAHQKQFKMEELGKDHDALNDVEVREQPARVDHHRLMEIASSEKGTSQMQYFFKHWQYTRANNARLLSEEVSLLSQQRKEIEEKKQQILEEQRFQDENYYAAKRQVPILDEVYKNEWRRPSKKTDDHSRNQELKIDAEYNTISYWKERAMQLEIALEASLERERALEEKLEADIKNLQSHTPVEEFSGMLKRADYFLHLVLQSAPIVIAHQDADLRYRFIFNHFPTLADEDVIGKTDHEILSGEGIDEMNNVKREVMAKGIPTKREFVFNTPLFGAKTFVTYIEPVFSKSGETIGVNYVAMDITDQVKTREKMADIRVREAIQKAKETELSRSLHITEETMRAKQMLATMSHEIRSPLSGVLSMAEILATTKLDKEQYQLLEVMLSSGDLVLQLINDILDLSKVESGAMKLEATTFRPREVVKHVLQTAAASLKKELTLEGFIGDDVPLEVIGDVLRIRQILTNLISNAVKFTHDGKVGIKLHLVDKQQAGCELENGQLHKRAHPASPVTTATENSAASPRNYDKDALRCSNREDVCQNGVVSNENFREYQEGEVVWLQCDVHDTGIGIPEKALPCLFKRYMQASTDHARKYGGTGLGLAICKQLVELMGGTLTVVSYEDEGSTFTFMIPCKIPAKEENSDDPDDEASARNNFTINDIEGSFVFKPKVRPSLLSSGVPIMNNTKFFGSNLMCYDDSTNVIENHKPFSNGFISMKDNSGKCAPAASQSNGPNVSSIEEEKNDCSMVFELNSQAERVSSSRADTASVSGAGIQEGRKACKGLEENSLNKKSKCSPSSSKAKILLVEDNRVNIMVAKSMLEPLGHGIDIVNNGLEAIRAVQHHQYDIILMDVHMPVMDGLQATKLIRHFENTGCWDASVKPEHNEMIANSAISSDCVQDKKGKRVPIIAMTANSFAESADECLAAGMDSYISKPMNFQKTKEKVILELLHEDLALLFGAACSCSLRVLVSLAAAAKVRGKGFFLGSAGADXGAVEHKGCRGFEGLMHHRTATGQACGRRRGRCRALWLDARFVISTATHRGKEGAGTDQHSARPFVPTGRSTTAIFSCIMAPPSSSGCWVGGWYPVKHQMLAXSFIMMREKSPGSHRNHVPAPFGFASAAVWEHLGTXYRGEVLVPASRXNPAAPNLRPPVE